TGAAGATCACGGCACTGAAGCCGATGATCGACAGCCACGCCGAGCGCGCACCGCGCCAGCCGCGCGTCGCGCGAGCGTGGATGTAGCCGGCGTACAGGACCCAGATGACGAAGGTCCACACTTCCTTGGTGTCGAAGCCCCAGTAGCGGCCCCACGCGTCGTTCGCCCAGATGGAGCCGGCGATGAGCGTGAAGGTCCAGAAGATGAAGCCGATGATCGCGAAGCGGTACGCGAGCGACTCGAGTGCATCGGCGCTCGGGAGCGTGCGCAGGAACCGCGGGCCGGTCTTCGCCGGCGCGTCGGCGCTCTCGGCGGCCGCGGCGGCCATGATCCGGCGCTCCCGGCGGCCCTGCATGAGCTGCAGCACCGACAGGCCGAACGCAAGGGCGAACAGCGCGGTCGCGAGCGATGCCACGAAGACGTGGATGACGAGCCAGACGCTCTTGAGCGGGTCTGCCAGCGGCACGACCTCGACGTAGAACGCGAGGGTGGCGCCGCCCAGCAGCAGCACCGTGAGACCCGTGATGAAAGAGCCGAGGAACCGCAGGTCATACCGCAGAAGCACCGCGAGGTAGACGGCCACGATGAGCACGGTTCCCGTCAACGAGAACTCGTACATGTTCGACCACGGAACGCGGCCGGCTGCGATGCCGCGCGTGATGTCGCCGGCGAGGTGGAACAGGAAAGCGAGCGTCGTCAGCGACGTGCCGATCCGCGCCCACACGAATCGGGTCCGCGCGGACGGCTTCGCCTCGACCGCCTCACCGGCGGCACGCTCTTCGGCGCGCATCCGCTCGAGCTGGCCGACGGCGGCGCCGACGAGCTCACGCTCGCGGACGTGGGCGTCCTGGCGCTCGGCCGCGGATGCGCTGCGACTGGCGAGGTCGACGGCGTACGCGACGAAGGCGAGCGCGTAGATCGCGATCGCGGTCCACACGAGCAGCACCGAGACCGAGTCGAGCGAGAGGGCGGAATCCGGCATGCGTGTCAGTCTACTTTCGGGGCCGTCGGATCAGGGCTTCGGGACGCCTCGGCGCCGCGCTCGGAGGCATCCGCCCCCGCAGCATGGGTGCGGGCGAACTGCTCGACGGCGTCGTCGAGCGCGGGGTCCTCGCCGCGCGCGAGGCCGGCGTATTCGAGCTGGAGCATGCGTCCGGCGACGCTTGCCTTCACCCACATGCGTCGACGCGGGATGAACAGCGCCGACAGGAGCCCGGCGACGGCGATGATGGCGAAGACGAGCACCCACGCGGCCGCGGCGTCGCGGTGGATCGACAGCGACACGTAGCGCTTGACCGACTCCTCGTAGCCGGAGGCGCCGGCGGGCGACTCGTCCTCGAACGTGACGGTGCCGTACCCGTTCGGCAGCTCGGCGGTCTCGCCCGGCGCGAGCTGGATCGAGTCCACGCCGGTGTCGCCGCCGGTCAGCCGCTCCATGTCGCTCGTGTCGAGCGCGTACACCGAGCGCGGGATGCCGCCGTCGATGCCGAGGTCTCCCGAGAAGACGTTGATCGACAGGATCGGCAGGATCAGGTCGGGGTAGCCCGACGTGAACGCCCCGGTGTCCAGCGCCACCTGCGTCGGGTAGAAGAAGCCGACGAGACCCAGCTGCTCGCTCAGGCCGTCCGGGATCTTGATGACGCCGAGCGAGGTCATGTTCGTGTCCTGCGGCAGGAAGGGCACCGACTCCGAGTAGACGACCGTCCCCTCGGCGTCGCGCACCGTGACGGTCGGGGCGTACCCGTTGCCCATGAGGTAGATGCGGTCGCCGGCCATCTCGAGCGGGTGGTTGACCCGCACCTCGCCGGACTGCGCGTCCTCGCCGGGCACCTGGGTCGTGAGGTGCGCGACGAAGTCGCCCGCCTGCCCGGCGCCGTTCTCGCCCGCGGGCGTGTACGTCACCGAGAACTCGTCGAGCGTGAGCGAGTACGGCGACAGCTGCTCCTCGTCGACGAAGCGTCCGGGATTGAACGAGGTGTAGTCCAGCAGCGAGTTGACGAACGTGCGTCCCTCGATGATGACCGTCTGGCCGGTGTAGGTGAGGCCGCCGCCGATGCCGACCGAGATCAGCACGCC
This region of Microbacterium thalassium genomic DNA includes:
- the ccsB gene encoding c-type cytochrome biogenesis protein CcsB, whose product is MPDSALSLDSVSVLLVWTAIAIYALAFVAYAVDLASRSASAAERQDAHVRERELVGAAVGQLERMRAEERAAGEAVEAKPSARTRFVWARIGTSLTTLAFLFHLAGDITRGIAAGRVPWSNMYEFSLTGTVLIVAVYLAVLLRYDLRFLGSFITGLTVLLLGGATLAFYVEVVPLADPLKSVWLVIHVFVASLATALFALAFGLSVLQLMQGRRERRIMAAAAAESADAPAKTGPRFLRTLPSADALESLAYRFAIIGFIFWTFTLIAGSIWANDAWGRYWGFDTKEVWTFVIWVLYAGYIHARATRGWRGARSAWLSIIGFSAVIFNFTIVNMFFKGLHAYSGLS
- the resB gene encoding cytochrome c biogenesis protein ResB — its product is MSRSRSDDTVTEPAEESLPLRPADHAESADAAPAAASDITQPALGLAGWGRWGWRQLTSMRTALVLLLLLAIAAIPGSLVPQRSADPNGVTQYYADNPDLAPVLDTLQLFDVYTSVWFSAIYILLFISLIGCVIPRTQHHLKALRSRPPRTPARLSRLDAYRSAETEFADDEAATDAASAAVDRAQKQLRSSGYRVERYDGRGAFSVSAERGYARETGNLVFHTALIGVLISVGIGGGLTYTGQTVIIEGRTFVNSLLDYTSFNPGRFVDEEQLSPYSLTLDEFSVTYTPAGENGAGQAGDFVAHLTTQVPGEDAQSGEVRVNHPLEMAGDRIYLMGNGYAPTVTVRDAEGTVVYSESVPFLPQDTNMTSLGVIKIPDGLSEQLGLVGFFYPTQVALDTGAFTSGYPDLILPILSINVFSGDLGIDGGIPRSVYALDTSDMERLTGGDTGVDSIQLAPGETAELPNGYGTVTFEDESPAGASGYEESVKRYVSLSIHRDAAAAWVLVFAIIAVAGLLSALFIPRRRMWVKASVAGRMLQLEYAGLARGEDPALDDAVEQFARTHAAGADASERGAEASRSPDPTAPKVD